Proteins from one Camelina sativa cultivar DH55 chromosome 8, Cs, whole genome shotgun sequence genomic window:
- the LOC104707928 gene encoding protein translocase subunit SECA1, chloroplastic, with product MVSPLCDSKLLNHRPSIFSPTSPQFVIADGIILRQNRLLNSSSFWGTKFSNTVKLGVSGCSSCSRRRSTSVNASLGGLLSGIFKGSDNGESTRQQYASTVASVNRLETEISALSDSELRGRTDALKQRARKGESMDSLLPEAFAVVREASRRVLGLRPFDVQLIGGMVLHKGEIAEMRTGEGKTLVAILPAYLNALSGKGVHVVTVNDYLARRDCEWVGQVPRFLGLKVGLIQQNMTPEQRKENYLCDITYVTNSELGFDYLRDNLATSVEELVLRDFNYCVIDEVDSILVDEARTPLIISGRAEKPSDQYYKAAKIASAFERDIHYTVDEKQKTVLLTEQGYEDAEEILDVKDLYDPREQWASYVLNAIKAKELFLRDVNYIIRAKEVLIVDEFTGRVMQGRRWSDGLHQAVEAKEALPIQNESITLASISYQNFFLQFPKLCGMTGTASTESAEFESIYKLKVTIVPTNKPMIRKDESDVVFKAVNGKWRAVVVEISRMHKTGRAVLVGTTSVEQSDEVSQLLREAGISHEVLNAKPENVEREAEIVAQSGRLGAVTIATNMAGRGTDIILGGNAEFMARLKLREILMPRVVKPTDGVFVSVKKAPPKRTWKVNEKLFPCNLSDDKVKLAEEAVQSAVAAWGQKSLTELEAEERLSYSCEKGPVQDEVIGKLRNAFLAIAKEYKGYTDEERKKVVEAGGLHVVGTERHESRRIDNQLRGRSGRQGDPGSSRFFLSLEDNIFRIFGGDRIQGMMRAFRVEDLPIESKMLTKALDEAQRKVENYFFDIRKQLFEFDEVLNSQRDRVYTERRRALVSDSLEPLIIEYAELTMDDILEANIGPDTPKESWDLEKLIAKVQQYCYLLNDLTPDLLKSQGSSYEELQDYLRARGRDAYLQKREIVEKQSPGLMKDAERYLILSNIDRLWKEHLQALKFVQQAVGLRGYAQRDPLIEYKLEGYNLFLEMMAQIRRNVIYSIYQFQPVRVKKDEEKKSQNGKPSKQVDNVSEKPSSIASA from the exons ATGGTGTCTCCACTCTGCGACTCTAAGTTACTTAACCACCGCCCCTCGATCTTCTCACCTACATCTCCTCAATTCGTGATCGCCGATGGAATCATCCTCCGTCAGAACCGTCTTCTAAACTCGTCGTCGTTTTGGGGAACCAAATTCAGCAACACTGTGAAGTTGGGAGTATCTGGATGTAGTAGCTGCTCTCGGCGGAGGAGCACGAGTGTGAATGCTTCACTAGGTGGTCTTCTTAGCGGGATTTTCAAGGGTTCTGATAACGGAGAGTCGACTAGGCAACAGTACGCATCCACCGTCGCCTCCGTTAATCGATTGGAGACTGAGATTTCGGCTCTTTCGGATTCAGAGTTGCGTGGGAGGACTGATGCGTTGAAGCAACGGGCTCGGAAAGGAGAATCCATGGATTCACTTTTACCT GAAGCATTTGCTGTTGTGAGAGAAGCTTCAAGGAGAGTTCTTGGACTCAGACCTTTCGATGTGCAATTAATAG GTGGTATGGTTCTTCATAAAGGAGAAATAGCAGAAATGAGAACTGGTGAAGGGAAAACACTTGTTGCCATTTTACCAGCTTATTTGAATGCATTAAGTGGGAAAGGTGTTCATGTGGTAACAGTCAATGATTATCTGGCTCGGAGAGATTGTGAATGGGTTGGTCAAGTTCCTCGTTTCCTTGGATTGAAGGTTGGTCTAATCCAAC AGAATATGACACCTGAGCAAAGAAAGGAAAACTATTTATGTGACATCACATATGTCACCAACAGTGAGCTTGGATTCGATTATCTGAGAGACAATCTTGCCACG AGTGTGGAGGAGCTCGTCTTGAGGGATTTCAATTATTGTGTTATTGATGAAGTTGATTCCATACTAGTTGATGAAGCAAGGACTCCTCTCATTATCTCTGGGCGCGCAGAGAAACCTAGTGACCAGTATTACAAAGCTGCAAAGATTGCTTCAGCCTTTGAGCGGGATATACATTACACT GTTGATGAAAAGCAGAAGACTGTTTTATTAACGGAACAGGGTTATGAGGATGCAGAAGAAATCCTGGACGTGAAAGATTTGTATGACCCTCGTGAACAATGGGCATCATATGTTCTTAATGCCATTAAGGCAAAAGAACTTTTTCTCAGAGATGTGAATTATATAATCCGAGCAAAGGAAGTTCTTATCGTGGATGAGTTTACTGGTCGTGTGATGCAG GGAAGGCGTTGGAGTGACGGACTACATCAAGCTGTTGAGGCAAAAGAAGCATTGCCTATTCAAAATGAATCTATCACTCTGGCATCAATTAGTTATCAAAATTTCTTTCTGCAG TTTCCAAAACTTTGCGGGATGACTGGTACTGCATCAACAGAGAGTGCAGAATTTGAGAGCATATACAAGCTCAAAGTTACAATTGTACCCACAAACAAGCCCATGATAAGGAAG GATGAGTCAGATGTTGTTTTCAAGGCAGTCAATGGCAAATGGCGGGCAGTAGTAGTGGAGATATCTAGAATGCACAAGACAGGTAGGGCTGTGCTAGTTGGTACCACCAGTGTCGAGCAGAGTGATGAAGTATCTCAACTATTGCGGGAAGCTGGAATATCTCATGAG gTCCTCAATGCCAAACCAGAAAATGTGGAGAGGGAAGCTGAAATTGTAGCACAAAGTGGCCGTTTAGGGGCAGTAACAATTGCCACAAATATGGCAGGGCGTGGGACAGACATAATTCTCGGTGGAAACGCAGAGTTTATGGCACGTTTGAAGCTTCGTGAGATACTTATGCCCAG AGTGGTAAAGCCTACTGATGGTGTTTTCGTATCTGTGAAGAAGGCCCCTCCCAAGAGGACGTGGAAG GTGAATGAGAAGTTATTTCCATGCAATTTGTCAGATGATAAAGTAAAGCTAGCTGAGGAAGCTGTACAATCAGCTGTAGCGGCTTGGGGCCAGAAATCGTTAACTGAGCTTGAAGCAGAGGAACGTCTATCTTATTCTTGTGAAAAG GGTCCCGTCCAGGATGAAGTCATAGGTAAACTGAGGAATGCATTTCTGGCGATAGCAAAAGAATACAAGGGCTATACGgatgaagaaaggaagaag GTTGTAGAAGCTGGTGGACTCCACGTGGTTGGGACAGAGAGACATGAATCACGCCGAATAGACAATCAG TTGCGTGGGCGAAGTGGCCGGCAGGGGGACCCTGGAAGTTCCCGGTTCTTCCTTAGTCTTGAAGATAACATATTCCGCATTTTTGGTGGAGATCGGATTCAG GGTATGATGAGAGCATTCAGGGTGGAAGACTTACCGATCGAATCCAAGATGCTTACTAAAGCTCTAGATGAAGCTCAGAGAAAAGTTGAGAATTACTTCTTTGACATCAGAAAGCAATTGTTTGAATTTGACGAGGTTCTCAATAGCCAAAGAGATCGTGTTTACACAGAGAGAAGGCGCGCCCTTGTCTCAGACAGCCTCGAGCCTTTGATTATCGAGTATGCTGAATTGACAATGGATGACATTCTCGAG GCTAATATTGGACCGGATACTCCAAAAGAAAGCTGGGATCTTGAAAAGCTCATTGCGAAAGTTCAGCA GTACTGTTATCTGTTGAACGACCTCACTCCAGATTTACTGAAAAGCCAAGGATCAAGTTATGAGGAATTGCAAGATTATCTCCGTGCGCGTGGCCGCGATGCATACTTGCAGAAAAGA gAAATCGTGGAGAAACAATCACCAGGCCTAATGAAAGATGCTGAACGATACTTAATCTTGAGCAATATTGATCGGTTATGGAAAGAACACCTTCAAGCACTCAAGTTTGTGCAACAAGCTGTGGGGCTTAGAGGATATGCGCAGCGTGATCCACTCATCGAGTATAAGCTCGAAGGATACAATCTGTTCCTGGAGATGATGGCTCAAATACGAAGAAATGTGATATACTCCATATATCAG TTTCAACCAGTGCGGGTAAAGAAGGACGAAGAGAAGAAGTCTCAGAACGGGAAACCGAGCAAACAAGTGGATAATGTTAGTGAAAAGCCATCCTCAATTGCCAGCGCCTAG
- the LOC104709814 gene encoding ABC transporter B family member 5, giving the protein MGEKQAMSSYRESINSAYKFNVKQGFVTGLGLGVMFLVFFCSYALAIWFGGEMILKKGYTGGAVINVMVIVVASSMSLGQTTPCLTAFAAGKAAAYKMFETIERRPSIDAFNLNGKVLDDIRGVIELRDVCFSYPAKPKEEVFGGLCLSIPSGTTAALVGESGSGKSTVISLIERFYDPTSGQVLIDGVDLKEFQVKWIRGKIGLVSQEPVLFSSSIKENIGYGKESATVEEIKAAAKIANAANFIDKLPRGLETLVGEHGTQLSGGQKQRIAIARAILKDPRILLLDEATSALDAESERVVQEALDRVMMSRTTVIVAHRLSTVRNADTIAVIHRGKIVEEGSHSELLKDHEGAYSQLIRLQEINKESNRLDISNGLLDGSRSVSSPLENHSIRHDGDSVSNLDLLASQDNTKMPQELSQNVSITRIASLNKPEIPILILGALVGAVSGTIFPIFGIVFAKVIGAFFKAPHEMQRDSRFWSMIFLLLGVASLILYPTNSCLFAIAGGRLIRRIRSMCFEKVVHMEVGWFDEPENSSGAMGARLSADAALIRTLVGDSLSLSVKNVAAAVSGLIIAFTANWELAVIILVMIPLTGINGYVQIMSMKGFSADAKAKYEEASQVANDAVGSIRTVASFCAEEKVMEMYKKRCEDTIKSGIKQGLISGLGFGLSFFILYSVYGTCFYAGARLVKAGKTNFNDVFQVFLALTMTAIGISQASSFAPDSSKAKGAAASIFRIIDAKSKIDSRDESGMVLENVKGDIELCHISFAYQTRPDIQIFRDLCFTIRAGKTVALVGESGSGKSTVISLLQRFYDPDSGHITLDGVDLKKLQLKWLRQQMGLVGQEPILFNDTIRSNIAYGKGGQEATEAEIIVASQLANAHRFISSKQQGYDTVVGERGIQLSGGQKQRVAIARAIVKEPKILLLDEATSALDAESERVVQDALDRVMVNRTTVVVAHRLSTIKNADVIAVVKNGVIVEKGTHETLINIEGGVYASLVQLHISASN; this is encoded by the exons ATGGGAGAGAAGCAAGCGATGAGTAGCTACAGAGAGTCTATAAATTCGGCGTATAAGTTCAATGTTAAGCAAGGTTTCGTTACGGGTTTAGGTCTTGGAGTaatgttcttggtgttcttttGTAGCTACGCTTTGGCTATATGGTTTGGTGGAGAAATGATACTAAAAAAAGGGTATACAGGGGGTGCAGTGATCAATGTAATGGTCATTGTGGTTGCGAGTTCCAT GTCTTTGGGGCAAACAACACCTTGTCTAACCGCATTTGCGGCTGGTAAAGCTGCAGCGTATAAGATGTTTGAAACGATCGAAAGAAGGCCGTCGATTGATGCTTTTAACCTTAACGGGAAGGTTTTAGATGATATTAGAGGCGTAATTGAGCTGAGAGATGTGTGTTTTAGCTACCCTGCAAAGCCTAAAGAAGAGGTTTTTGGCGGGTTATGTCTATCGATTCCGAGTGGCACAACCGCTGCTTTGGTAGGAGAGAGCGGCAGTGGGAAATCTACAGTGATCAGTTTGATTGAAAGGTTTTATGATCCGACTTCTGGACAAGTGCTTATTGATGGTGTCGACTTAAAGGAGTTTCAGGTGAAGTGGATTAGGGGAAAGATTGGATTGGTTAGTCAAGAacctgttttgttttcttcaagtATAAAGGAGAATATCGGGTACGGGAAAGAGAGTGCAACGGTTGAAGAGATTAAAGCAGCGGCAAAGATAGCAAACGCGGCTAATTTCATCGACAAGTTGCCTCGAGGTTTAGAGACATTGGTAGGGGAACATGGAACTCAACTCTCTGGAggacagaaacagaggattgCTATCGCGAGGGCTATACTTAAAGATCCGCGGATCTTGCTGTTAGATGAAGCGACGAGCGCACTAGATGCGGAATCCGAAAGAGTCGTTCAAGAAGCGTTAGATAGGGTAATGATGAGCCGGACTACTGTGATTGTCGCGCATCGGTTAAGCACGGTGAGAAACGCTGATACGATTGCTGTGATTCACCGTGGAAAGATAGTGGAAGAAg GTTCACATTCGGAATTACTCAAGGATCATGAAGGGGCTTATTCACAGCTTATACGGTTACAAGAGATAAATAAAGAATCAAATCGATTGGATATTTCTAATGGATTGCTAGATGGATCAAGATCAGTGAGCAGTCCATTAGAAAACCACAGCATAAGGCATGATGGTGACTCTGTTTCTAATCTTGATTTACTTGCAAGCCAAGATAATACTAAAATGCCTCAAGAACTATCACAGAATGTGTCGATTACTCGAATCGCTTCTCTAAACAAACCGGAGATTCCCATTCTTATACTTGGAGCCTTAGTAGGGGCAGTGAGCGGAACTATATTCCCAATTTTTGGGATCGTCTTTGCTAAAGTAATCGGAGCTTTCTTCAAAGCACCTCATGAGATGCAGAGAGATTCAAGATTCTGGTCGATGATATTCCTTCTTCTTGGTGTAGCCTCTTTGATACTGTATCCAACGAATAGTTGCTTGTTTGCTATCGCTGGAGGGAGACTGATTCGGAGGATAAGATCAATGTGTTTTGAGAAAGTTGTGCACATGGAGGTTGGGTGGTTCGATGAGCCAGAGAACTCGAGTGGTGCAATGGGAGCGAGGCTCTCTGCAGATGCAGCCTTGATTAGGACTCTTGTGGGAGACTCATTGTCTTTATCTGTTAAGAACGTTGCAGCCGCAGTGTCAGGACTGATCATAGCTTTCACGGCAAACTGGGAATTGGCGGTTATTATCTTAGTAATGATTCCTTTAACTGGAATCAATGGTTATGTTCAAATTATGTCCATGAAAGGCTTCAGTGCAGACGCTAAG GCAAAGTACGAGGAGGCGAGTCAGGTAGCGAACGACGCGGTGGGGAGTATAAGAACCGTTGCGTCTTTCTGTGCGGAGGAGAAAGTGATGGAGATGTATAAGAAACGATGTGAAGATACGATTAAATCTGGAATTAAGCAAGGGTTAATCAGCGGATTAGGGTTTGGTCTCTCCTTTTTCATTCTTTACTCTGTCTACGGTACTTGTTTCTACGCGGGTGCTAGATTGGTTAAAGCTGGAAAGACAAACTTCAACGATGTTTTccag GTTTTCTTGGCGTTAACGATGACAGCAATTGGGATATCGCAGGCGAGTTCTTTTGCTCCTGATTCGAGTAAAGCTAAGGGTGCTGCTGCTTCTATTTTCAGAATTATTGATGCGAAATCGAAGATAGATTCGAGAGATGAATCGGGAATGGTGTTGGAGAACGTAAAGGGAGATATCGAACTTTGTCACATAAGCTTCGCTTACCAAACTAGACCTGACATTCAGATATTTCGTGACCTGTGTTTCACCATTCGTGCCGGAAAG ACGGTTGCTTTGGTCGGAGAGAGTGGGTCAGGTAAATCTACAGTGATTTCTCTGTTACAGAGGTTTTACGATCCGGATTCGGGTCATATAACTCTAGACGGAGTTGACCTCAAGAAGCTGCAACTGAAATGGCTGAGACAACAAATGGGGCTTGTAGGGCAAGAGCCTATACTCTTCAACGACACGATACGATCGAACATTGCTTATGGAAAAGGTGGTCAAGAAGCAACCGAGGCTGAGATCATAGTTGCCTCGCAGCTCGCTAACGCCCACAGGTTCATATCTAGTAAACAACAG GGCTACGATACGGTTGTGGGAGAGAGAGGGATACAGTTGTCGGGTGGACAGAAGCAGCGCGTGGCAATTGCACGTGCCATCGTGAAAGAACCTAAGATTTTGTTACTCGACGAAGCAACGAGCGCGTTGGATGCAGAATCGGAGCGGGTGGTCCAAGACGCACTTGACCGGGTGATGGTGAACCGGACCACCGTAGTAGTGGCTCACAGGCTTTCGACGATCAAGAACGCTGACGTTATCGCCGTCGTCAAGAACGGTGTGATCGTAGAGAAAGGGACGCACGAGACGTTGATCAATATCGAAGGTGGTGTCTATGCCTCGCTCGTTCAACTTCACATCAGTGCTTCTAACtga
- the LOC104707926 gene encoding protein transport protein SEC23, giving the protein MANLPQRSSVNYPGTLTPLEPNRPSPQPDRTPVPHSPPVVASPIPPRFPQPSFRPDQMSSPSMKSPNLLSPANGIRTGSPIPRLSTPPGPPVFNTPVKPAAVPFRTSPATPQPMAYSSATASSLPVSTPSFYSNGSSVGSQRDLPDAVRMEEPIAADSPYVLFSANKVLKQKKLANVASLGFGAIVSAGREISPGPQIIQRDPHRCLNCGAYSNPYSSILIGSGQWQCVICESMNGSKGEYVASSKNELQNFPELSLPLVDYVQTGNKRPGFVPASDSRTSAPVVLVIDECLDEPHLQHLQSSLHAFVDSLPQTTRLGILLYGRTVSIYDFSEDSVASADVISGAKSPSAESMKSLIYGTGVYLSPMHASLKVAHEIFSSLRPYTLNIPEASRDRCLGTAVEAALAIIQGPSAEMSRGVVRRAGGNSRIIVCAGGPITCGPGSVPHSMSHPNYPYMEKTAIKWMDNLGREAHRHNTVVDILCAGTCPLRVPVLQPLAKTSGGVLVLHDDFGEAFGVDLQRAATRAAGSHGLLEVRCSDDILITQVIGPGEEAHSETHETFKSDAALCIQMLSVEETQSFSLSMENKRDIKSDHVFFQFAFHYSDIYQADVSRVITFKLPTVDSISAYLQSVVDEAAAVLISKRTLLLAKNQKDAVDMRAIVDERIKDIALKFGSQVPKSKLYSFPKELSSLPELLFHLRRGPLLGNIIGHEDERSVLRNLFLNASFDLSVRMVAPRCLMHQEGGTFEELPAYDLSMQSDKAVILDHGTDVFIWLGAELSADEIKSAAVLAACRTLAEELTEFRFPAPRILAFKEGSSQARYFVCRLIPAHKDPPYEQEARFPQIRTLTAEQRMKLKSSFIEFDEASFCEWMRSLKIVPPEPR; this is encoded by the exons ATGGCTAACTTACCGCAAAGATCCTCGGTTAATTACCCGGGAACTCTTACTCCTTTAGAGCCAAATAGACCATCACCACAGCCAGATAGAACCCCGGTTCCTCATTCTCCTCCAGTTGTAGCTTCACCTATACCTCCTAGGTTTCCTCAACCAAGTTTTAGACCAGATCAGATGTCTTCGCCTTCGATGAAATCCCCAAATCTGTTGTCACCTGCGAATGGTATCAGAACTGGAAGTCCCATTCCTCGTCTGAGTACTCCGCCTGGTCCTCCTGTCTTTAATACTCCGGTTAAACCAGCTGCTGTGCCTTTCCGTACTTCTCCAGCTACTCCTCAGCCTATGGCATACTCTTCAGCTACGGCTTCTTCTCTTCCTGTATCTACACCTTCTTTTTACTCAAACGGTTCATCAGTTGGATCGCAGCGTGATCTTCCAGATGCTGTTAGAATGGAGGAGCCAATAGCTGCAGACTCaccttatgttttgttttctgcaaataag GTTTTAAAGCAGAAGAAGCTAGCAAATGTTGCTAGCTTGGGTTTTGGAGCAATAGTTTCTGCGGGGAGGGAGATTAGTCCTGGTCCTCAGATTATCCAACGTGATCCACATCGCTGTCTGAACTGTGGAGCGTATTCAAATCCTTATAGCTCCATTTTAATTGGCTCAGGCCAATGGCAGTGTGTCATCTGCGAGAGCATGAATGGAAGTAAAGGTGAATATGTGGCTTCGAGCAAGAATGAGTTGCAAAATTTTCCAGAGCTTTCATTGCCTCTGGTTGATTATGTTCAGACTGGAAACAAGAGACCTGGGTTTGTTCCTGCCTCTGATTCTCGGACATCTGCACCTGTCGTCCTTGTTATAGATGAGTGTTTAGATGAACCACACCTTCAGCACTTGCAGAGCTCTTTGCATGCATTTGTAGACTCACTTCCACAAACCACCAGGCTTGGGATTCTACTGTATGGTCGTACTGTTTCGATATATGATTTCTCGGAAGATTCCGTAGCTTCAGCCGATGTTATTTCTGGTGCAAAATCACCATCTGCAGAGTCCATGAAATCGCTGATTTATGGGACCGGTGTATACTTGTCACCGATGCATGCATCACTAAAGGTAGCACATGAGATATTCTCGTCCTTGAGACCATATACATTGAATATTCCTGAAGCATCTAGAGATAGGTGCCTTGGAACTGCTGTTGAAGCTGCTTTGGCTATAATTCAAGGGCCATCAGCAGAGATGTCTCGGGGAGTGGTCAGAAGAGCAGGAGGTAACAGTAGAATCATTGTTTGCGCTGGTGGACCTATTACATGTGGTCCTGGATCAGTACCTCATTCAATGAGTCATCCAAATTACCCATATATGGAAAAGACAGCCATAAAATGGATGGATAATTTGGGGCGTGAAGCTCACAGACACAATACAGTTGTTGACATTTTGTGTGCTGGAACTTGTCCTCTCAGAGTTCCTGTCCTACAGCCACTTGCAAAAACTTCAGGTGGTGTTTTGGTTCTTCACGATGATTTTGGTGAAGCCTTTGGTGTAGACTTGCAGAGGGCTGCCACTAGGGCAGCAGGTTCACATGGTCTGCTTGAAGTACGGTGTTCAGATGATATTCTTATAACTCAAGTGATCGGACCTGGCGAAGAAGCACATTCAGAAACTCATGAGACGTTTAAGAGTGATGCGGCTCTCTGTATTCAGATGCTAAGTGTTGAAGAAACACAAAGCTTCTCTCTCTCGATGGAGAATAAGAGGGACATCAAAAGCGATCACGTCTTTTTCCAGTTTGCTTTCCATTATTCTGATATTTATCAAGCAGATGTTTCTCGGGTAATTACGTTCAAATTGCCAACTGTTGATAGTATCTCAGCATATCTTCAGAGTGTTGTAGACGAAGCTGCTGCGGTTCTCATCTCCAAGAGAACACTTTTATTAGCGAAAAATCAGAAGGACGCAGTCGATATGCGCGCCATTGTAGACGAAAGAATCAAAGACATTGCTTTAAAATTTGGTTCTCAAGTACCAAAATCAAAGCTTTATAGCTTTCCCAAGGAACTATCATCCCTTCCGGAACTCCTCTTCCATCTTAGAAGGGGTCCTCTATTGGGAAACATAATTGGCCATGAAGATGAAAGATCTGTGCTTCGGAATTTGTTTCTAAATGCATCTTTTGATCTGTCTGTTCGAATGGTTGCGCCACGTTGCTTGATGCACCAAGAAGGTGGTACATTCGAGGAACTACCAGCGTATGATCTCTCTATGCAATCAGATAAGGCTGTTATCCTTGACCATGGCACAGATGTATTTATTTGGTTG GGAGCCGAACTGTCTGCTGATGAGATCAAGAGTGCTGCAGTCTTAGCAGCTTGCAGAACGTTGGCTGAAGAACTTACTGAATTCCGGTTTCCAGCACCCCGCATTCTAGCATTTAAG GAGGGAAGTTCCCAGGCTAGATATTTTGTTTGCCGGCTTATACCAGCACATAAAGACCCACCTTATGAGCAG GAAGCAAGATTTCCACAGATAAGAACATTGACGGCGGAGCAAAGAATGAAGCTAAAGAGTAGTTTTATAGAGTTTGATGAAGCTAGTTTCTGCGAATGGATGAGGAGTTTGAAAATAGTGCCTCCTGAGCCCAGGTAG
- the LOC104709817 gene encoding protein translocase subunit SECA1, chloroplastic — translation MVSPLCDSKLLNHRPSIFSPTSPQFVIADGIILRQNRLLNSSSFWGTKFSNTVKLGVSGCSSCSRRRSTSVNASLGGLLSGIFKGSDNGESTRQQYASTVASVNRLETEISALSDSELRGRTDALKQRARKGESMDSLLPEAFAVVREASRRVLGLRPFDVQLIGNTILVECNLMVISCYSKLDDVAKQEVIHTKSGPGV, via the exons ATGGTGTCTCCACTCTGCGACTCTAAGTTACTTAACCACCGCCCCTCGATCTTCTCACCTACATCTCCTCAATTCGTGATCGCCGATGGAATCATCCTCCGTCAGAACCGTCTTCTAAACTCGTCGTCGTTTTGGGGAACCAAATTCAGCAACACTGTGAAGTTGGGAGTATCTGGATGTAGTAGCTGCTCTCGGCGGAGGAGCACGAGTGTGAATGCTTCACTAGGTGGTCTTCTTAGCGGGATTTTCAAGGGTTCTGATAACGGAGAGTCGACTAGGCAACAGTACGCATCCACCGTCGCCTCCGTTAATCGATTGGAGACTGAGATTTCGGCTCTTTCGGATTCAGAGTTGCGTGGGAGGACTGATGCGTTGAAGCAACGGGCTCGGAAAGGAGAATCCATGGATTCACTTTTACCT GAAGCATTTGCTGTTGTGAGAGAAGCTTCAAGGAGAGTTCTTGGACTCAGACCTTTCGATGTGCAATTAATAGGTAACACAATCTTGGTGGAATGTAATCTTATGGTNAT AAGCTGCTATTCGAAACTCGATGACGTGGCAAAACAAGAGGTTATCCACACGAAGTCGGGTCCAGGGGTATAA
- the LOC104707927 gene encoding ribonuclease P protein subunit p38-like, with protein MRSIIPINPAKKIEADSNPVKESDYYEGERLTHLLGLIQRGIETSKLSNVNSLPEKIWLKKQIAIGINEVTRVLERMKSNNTSDQQQNPKQPPVQLQVVIVVADCKPRMLTKHIPNLAASRGVPVLYIRDNKRASLRLGELVKLKTALAIGVKARGNELNLILQQILPSDFLIL; from the exons ATGAGAAGCATCATACCCATAAACCCTGCGAAAAAGATAGAAGCTGATTCGAATCCCGTCAAAGAATCAGA TTACTATGAAGGCGAACGTCTTACGCATCTGCTCGGCTTGATTCAGAG AGGAATTGAGACTTCGAAGCTTTCGAATGTGAACTCATTGCCTGAGAAGATATGGCTCAAG AAACAAATCGCCATTGGGATCAACGAAGTCACTCGTGTTCTCGAGAGGATGAAATCCAACAACACTAGTGACcaacaacaaaaccctaaacaaccTCCTGTTCAACTTCAG GTAGTGATTGTAGTAGCAGACTGTAAACCGAGGATGCTAACGAAGCATATACCCAACTTAGCTGCTTCGAGGGGTGTTCCTGTTCTCTATATTAGAGACAACAAACGAGCCTCTCTCAGATTAGGTGAGTTGGTTAAACTCAAGACTGCTCTAGCCATTGGTGTTAAGGCCAGAGGAAACGAACTCAACCTAATACTCCAACAGATTCTCCCCAGTGATTTTTTGATCCTGTAA
- the LOC104709815 gene encoding ABC transporter B family member 5-like: MATVNNINMSFKASQPKVTGDLPEDEPFNVHRFTVLKQETGDGVQGGSYLYFSATVALVGESGSGKSTVISLLQRFYDPDSGHINLDGVDLKKLQLKWLRQQMGLVGQEPVLFNDTIRANIAYGKGGNEATEAEILAASQLANAHSFISSIQQGYDTVVGERGIQLSGGQKQRVAIARAIVKEPKILLLDEATSALDAESERLVQAALDRVMVNRTTVVVAHRLSTIKNADVIAVVKNGVIVENGTHETLINTEGGVYASLVQLHINASN, encoded by the exons ATGGCAACTGTCAACAATATCAACATGTCTTTCAAAGCCTCTCAGCCAAAGGTTACCGGCGATCTCCCTGAAGATGAG CCGTTTAATGTCCACCGTTTTACTGTCCTTAAACAGGAAACTGGTGATGGAGTGCAAGGTGGTAGTTACCTGTATTTCTCAGCC ACGGTTGCTTTGGTCGGAGAGAGTGGGTCGGGTAAATCTACAGTGATTTCTCTGTTACAGAGGTTTTACGATCCGGATTCGGGTCATATAAATCTAGACGGAGTTGACCTCAAGAAGCTGCAACTAAAATGGCTGAGACAACAAATGGGGCTCGTAGGACAAGAGCCTGTATTGTTCAACGACACCATACGAGCCAATATTGCTTACGGAAAAGGTGGCAATGAAGCCACGGAGGCTGAGATTTTAGCTGCCTCGCAGCTCGCTAACGCACATAGCTTCATATCTAGTATACAACAG GGTTACGATACGGTGGTGGGAGAGAGAGGAATACAGTTGTCAGGTGGACAGAAGCAGCGCGTGGCAATTGCACGTGCTATCGTGAAAGAACCTAAGATTCTGTTACTAGACGAAGCAACTAGCGCGTTGGACGCAGAATCTGAGCGGTTGGTCCAAGCCGCGCTTGACCGGGTGATGGTCAACCGGACCACCGTAGTAGTGGCTCACAGGCTTTCGACGATCAAGAACGCTGACGTCATAGCCGTAGTCAAGAACGGTGTGATCGTAGAGAATGGGACGCATGAGACGTTGATCAATACCGAAGGTGGTGTTTATGCCTCGCTCGTTCAACTTCACATCAATGCttctaattga